The Argiope bruennichi chromosome 9, qqArgBrue1.1, whole genome shotgun sequence genome contains a region encoding:
- the LOC129983660 gene encoding glycine-rich protein-like — protein sequence MFRLAVFACIALYLVQGSFLPVQPYDYGYAVRNPFSHQYKQEAGNGVGGVVGSYGTVDARGNFQYRNYASGAGYPIYGYGLNGYGLRYDGYGLPYGAYGNLGYGYGGVLGHPALI from the exons ATGTTTCGCCTTGCCGTCTTCGCTTGTATTGCTTTGTATCTAGTACAAGGA tcttttctTCCTGTCCAACCTTATGATTATGGATATGCCGTCAGGAATCCTTTCAGCCACCAGTACAAACAAGAAGCCGGAAACGGTGTTGGAGGTGTAGTGGGAAGCTACGGTACCGTTGATGCTAGAGGAAACTTCCAATATAGGAATTATGCATCGGGTGCCGGATATCCCATCTACGGCTATGGATTAAATGGATACGGACTCAGATACGATGGATATGGACTTCCATATGGGGCTTATGGAAATCTTGGCTATGGTTATGGAGGCGTATTGGGACATCCCGCCTTGATTTAA